From Thalassophryne amazonica chromosome 5, fThaAma1.1, whole genome shotgun sequence:
gcaatttttgaaattttcccTCCACATTTGGCATGGACATAGTGATAGGCTTTGCCCTTAAGCTgttacctgggataagcgattgaccttgatcttcagggtttcgcttgaggtcaaaggtcacctaaattaggtcaaacctcagattacagtaaaacatgttgtgtaatacaccaaattaaagggcttcATGAGAGGATGCAGAATATAGCAAAAGTTTTAAGTTATGGCGTCACCATGCAAAAAACCatgcaaaatttaaatttttaaggGTTTCattaactcgctgtgcagcacacagtttacatcacagacctgcaacttcacatatagtgGTCCAATGGAGATACTTTTCAGCACACAAACGGATCAAGCtgaagatcaaaggtcaaggttacagCAAggccaaacactaaattcaactaaacaactttcctggttgcagtttttttaattttgcctccaaatttggcatggacaTAGTGAtgggccttgcccataagccattacctgggataagcgattGACCTTGACCACCTCAgtgagaggatccagaatatagcaaagattttaagttgtgatgtcatttgatgacatcatcaaaaaacatgcaaaattaatttttttaaagggtGTGATAAACCTGTAAATgatcattgcagactcttgtaaaatcacatgtagcagtcttaccaagatacctttcagcacacaaaagggtcaatgtcagggtcacaggaaggtcaaacactaaaatcacacCAAAccgcaattttttttatttttattttttgactccaaatttggcatgaatatagtaTGTTCCCTTGCCCATCAGTCCCTCTTCACGATAGTCGGTCCTCATGGTACTCTCTTTTGCTCACCTTTTGGCAAGATACTGGTCACCCTCAGGGTGACTGCTTTCATTTTTATCTTGCCAAaatgaagttttgcaagatatgttagtctgtatgtatgtttgtttgttttttttttttggggggggggggggggggggtgtaatcattgcatttttcacatgTAACcctctgtgcagcacacagtttacatcgcagacaCTTGCACCATCGcatatagcagccctagcaagGTACCTTTAAGCACACAAAagaatcaaaggtcaaggtcacaacaaggtgaaacaaaataaaaaaaaacaaccttcctggtggcattttttttttttttttgcctgcaaATTTGGCAAGGACATAGGCCTTGCCAATCTGCCATGACCTGGGATaagcgattgaccttgaccttcagggtttcgctTGAGGTTAAAGGTCACTCAGATTAGCTCAAACTTCAGGGTTCTTTTTATTATAACAGCGTAACGCTCTGTTACGCtgttataataaaaaaattaGACTGCAGTAGGGCCGTTAcgttgtttttgagtgtgtgtaACAGGAAAAcaggaaaataatcatttgtCTATGTTGATTGTGGAGCCGCTGGTACTGATATAGAAGCAGCGTGTCCACAATGTATTCACCAACCTGTATCAAAGCCACTTCTGGCTTTTCTGCTGATTGAAGTCTCTAAATGGGACTCTTTTTCTGCAAGAATCATCCACTGCTTCACATGGACAGTTTTTATTCGTTCATCATTAACGTGCCTTTTATGTGGTGCAGACGTGGTTCTCTGTCgtggactggaacattaatatctcccgCTTCTCTGGTTCCTAAACTAAAGTTAGTGTCCCTCTTGAAAATATTAATACTAATGATAATATCCTCAAAATTCATTTCTGATTACtctacattttgaagtaaaaaaaaaataccaaagaaggccctttataagcccataaagcAAAAGCTTCAGCGGGGTCAATGCCAAATCAGTCCCCGAACCCCCAGCTTCTTAAGGTGATATTTCCATCCCATtactctgaggaaaaaatcctgctgagaaccctgaacttcagattacagtaaaacatgtcgtGTAATACATCAACTTAAAGGGCTTGATGAGGGGATCCAGAATATAGCAAATGTTTTGtgttatgatgtcatttgatgacgTAATCATGAAACAGTTTTGATTTTAAGGGTTTGAGAACGTGTAAttcatcattgcagactcttgtaaaTTCGCATATAGCAGTCCTATTGACCTTTGaacacacaaaaggatcaaggtcagAGAAAggccaaacactaaattcaacaaaacaactttcctggttgcaatttGTGCTttcttgcctccaaatttggcttTAATATAGTGAATGGCCTtcagtccctcttcatggtggtcGTTCCTCGTGGAAGTCTCTCGTGTTCATCGTTTGGCAAGATACCGGTCACTCTCAGGGTGACCGttttcatttttctttgtttttaatacactttctcaattcaatttcaatttatttcatttacatagcaccaaatcacagcaaagttggctcaaagcgcttcacacaagtaaggtctaatcttaccaacccccagagcaagcacacaggtaacagtggtaaggaagaactccctctgatgatttgaggaagaaacctcaagcatatcagactcaaaagggtgaccctgttcttgggtcatgctaccacaatagacaatacaaatatacaggaaattttcatcttttctttctatctgcacctgcgcAAATGACTTGCATCATCAAATCCAATGCgtgagtgacaatctctgctgcatttgttgaaCATgcactgtgatgcctgctgaggctggcGCTGCCACTCCTTCCTCCTAGCTCGTTGCTCAGCAAGGCCTTtgttcctctcctgctcagccctctgtgcacctgttctgacagtaaggcaCCAGGCTGCatggtcctctgcacactgctcccatGTGTTGACATTGATACTGCACATTTTCATGTTCTTCTTGCAAACAACTTTGAAGCGCAGACGTGGTTGACGGGCCAAACGActgccctctgccagctcaccgTACAGTAAATCTTTAGGAATGCGGCCCGGATTCATTCTCCTGACATGGTCACGCGAACAAAGGCGCCTTTcgccaagaatggtgaacatACTGCTCATGTTGGCACGTTCCAAGATctctgtgttgggcaccttgtcctgccatccggtgtgcagaattcatctaaggcacctcagatggtagctgttgagctttttcCCATGTCTGGCGTAGGCGGTCCATGTCTCACTGCCGtagaggagtgtgctgagcaCGCAGGTCTGGTAGACGtgcagttttgtcttctcagtgaggctggagttgttccagactctgtggcttcgtcttgccataactgctgctgcTTTTGCAATGCTGCTGTTCCTCTCTGCATGAATTGATGCAGTAATAACATGGAAAAATAATAATTGTGTGACTCAGTTGGAGAGTCACACACTGTTGTGTTGTTGTTCTAGTTTTCTCATCCTGTTTCACCTCATATGAGAAAAATGTGTGCAGTGAGTGTAAATTCAGTGTCTGCGTGGTCTCTCTCTGACAGTGAAGATGCCTGTCCTGTGCAGTGGCTGTGTGGAGAGACGTGCTGTGTTGAAGCGCCCGAAGACGGGCCACTCGCTGTGTAAAGAGTGCTTCTTCTGGGCCTTTGAGGAGGAGGTCCATCAGACCATCGCGGCAGCAAAGCTCTTCAGTCCCGGTGAAACTGTCGGAATCGCTGCTTCAGGTGGAAAGGACTCCACGGTGCTGGCTCACGTAATGAAGCTCCTGAATGAGAGGTACAGCTATGGCCTTCAGCTTTCACTGTTGTCTGTGGATGAGGGCATCACTGGTTACAGAGACGACTCTTTGGAGACAGTGAAGAGGAACCAGCAGCAGTATGAGCTGCCACTGAAGATTGTGTCTTATGAGGAGCTGTACGGCTGGACCATGGACGCCATAGTGAAGCAGGTGGGCCTGAAAAACAACTGCACTTTCTGTGGAGTGTTCAGAAGACAGGCACTGGACAGAGGAGCCATCATGCTGAAAGTGGACAAGATATGTACAGGTAAAGATGATCATCAAAGTGAATCTCATCATTGACGTGTGACTGAGCTGCCGTGTTTGATTTCCTACTGtggctgcatgtttttttttcacaggTCACAATGCTGACGACGTGGCTGAAACCGTTCTGATGAACATCTTACGCGGTGACATCGCTCGTCTGCGCCGCTGCACTGCCATCTCCACATACAGCGAGGGTGATGGTGTAGTGCCGCGCTGCAAGCCACTCAAATATGCATATGAAAAAGAAATAGTTCTTTATGCGTATTTTAAAAAGTTGGACTACTTTTCTACTGAATGCATCTATTCTCCAAACGCCTATCGCGGCCATGCAAGAACCTTCTTAAAGGACCTGGAGAGCATTCGGCCCAGCTCCATCATAGACATTATACACTCTGGGGAGAACCTGTCTGTGCGGGAGGGGGTGAAGATGCCTGTGCAGGGGACCTGCACCAGGTGCGGCTACATATCCAGCCAGGCGCTCTGTAAGGCCTGCGTGCTGCTGGATGGGCTGAACCGAGGCCTGCCCAAGCTGGGTATCAGCAAACACCACCGTCTCCATGACAAACTGGTGTCCCAGCAGCCTCTCACTGAGAACGAGGAGAGGAAGCTGAAACCTGTGGACTTCTGAAAGATTTGAACAGTTTTCTGAAGCTGCACATACACAATTGGGTcaaaaagtatttggacagtgacccaCCATCAGACTGGAGTTGAAATGACAGAAGTGACAGTATAGACTTTCATCCTTGAAGGGCAACTCTAAGGTTTTTCAGTCTGGGCTCTCTCTAGATGTTTTTGGACCAAATTTGGA
This genomic window contains:
- the ctu1 gene encoding cytoplasmic tRNA 2-thiolation protein 1; translation: MPVLCSGCVERRAVLKRPKTGHSLCKECFFWAFEEEVHQTIAAAKLFSPGETVGIAASGGKDSTVLAHVMKLLNERYSYGLQLSLLSVDEGITGYRDDSLETVKRNQQQYELPLKIVSYEELYGWTMDAIVKQVGLKNNCTFCGVFRRQALDRGAIMLKVDKICTGHNADDVAETVLMNILRGDIARLRRCTAISTYSEGDGVVPRCKPLKYAYEKEIVLYAYFKKLDYFSTECIYSPNAYRGHARTFLKDLESIRPSSIIDIIHSGENLSVREGVKMPVQGTCTRCGYISSQALCKACVLLDGLNRGLPKLGISKHHRLHDKLVSQQPLTENEERKLKPVDF